A portion of the Polaribacter cellanae genome contains these proteins:
- a CDS encoding ABC transporter permease produces MKFLFDSDTWQEIYGSIRKNKVRTAITIIGVLWGIFLLVVLLGAARGLENSFNKLFGNFATNSVFVWTQSTDTPFKGFQEGRRFSLTMNDIEVLKSEYSTEIKLLAPRNQTNNLIIKDFKSGDFKVSGDYPVLDQIQKKQLIYGRFINGNDILNKAKVAVISEDMYKQLFDKDEMPIGQYIKINAIGYQVIGVYKPSNTIDFDGDCAYIPFTTFKKVYNTANKVDWMMITANEGTNIEQMEKDVLLTLKGLHKVHPDDERAFGSANLGKEIGKVTGFLVGMQFLTWFVGIATLIAGVFAIGNILLITVKERTKEIGIRRALGATPKSIRQQIILESVFLTTIAGMLGIIFGSFILFLIDWKLGQGEDATLINPTVNIPIILIAFATLIVLGTLIGLIPAHMATVVKPIEALREE; encoded by the coding sequence ATGAAATTTTTATTCGATTCAGATACTTGGCAAGAAATTTACGGAAGCATTCGTAAAAACAAAGTAAGAACAGCAATTACTATAATTGGTGTTTTATGGGGTATCTTTCTCTTAGTGGTTTTATTGGGAGCAGCAAGAGGTTTAGAAAATAGTTTTAATAAACTCTTTGGAAATTTCGCAACCAATAGTGTTTTTGTTTGGACGCAATCTACAGATACACCTTTTAAAGGATTCCAAGAAGGAAGAAGGTTTAGTTTAACAATGAATGATATTGAGGTTCTAAAATCGGAATATTCAACTGAAATAAAATTATTAGCACCAAGAAATCAAACAAATAATTTAATAATTAAAGATTTTAAGTCTGGAGATTTTAAAGTAAGTGGAGACTATCCTGTTTTAGACCAAATTCAAAAAAAGCAATTAATATATGGTCGTTTCATAAACGGAAATGATATTTTAAATAAGGCAAAAGTTGCTGTAATATCAGAAGATATGTACAAGCAGTTGTTCGATAAAGACGAAATGCCAATTGGGCAATACATAAAAATTAATGCGATTGGTTATCAGGTTATTGGAGTCTATAAACCCTCCAATACCATAGATTTTGATGGAGACTGTGCCTATATACCTTTTACGACTTTTAAAAAAGTATACAACACTGCAAATAAAGTCGATTGGATGATGATTACCGCCAATGAAGGCACCAATATCGAGCAAATGGAAAAAGATGTACTTTTAACTTTAAAAGGACTTCATAAAGTACATCCAGATGACGAAAGAGCTTTTGGCAGCGCAAATTTAGGAAAAGAAATAGGCAAAGTAACTGGCTTTTTAGTTGGAATGCAGTTTTTAACATGGTTTGTAGGAATTGCTACATTAATTGCTGGAGTTTTCGCGATTGGAAATATACTTTTAATTACCGTAAAAGAACGTACCAAAGAAATTGGAATTCGAAGAGCCTTAGGAGCAACCCCCAAAAGTATAAGACAACAAATTATATTAGAATCTGTATTTCTAACAACCATTGCAGGAATGTTAGGGATTATTTTCGGAAGTTTTATATTATTTTTAATAGATTGGAAACTTGGCCAAGGAGAAGATGCAACTTTAATAAACCCAACAGTTAACATTCCAATTATTTTAATAGCATTTGCCACTTTAATTGTGTTAGGAACTTTAATCGGTTTAATACCTGCACACATGGCAACAGTAGTAAAACCAATAGAAGCATTAAGAGAAGAATAA
- a CDS encoding ABC transporter permease yields MFDLDRWREIFQSINKNRLRSVMSGFTVAFAILLFTLLFGVANGLGNFFKGAFADDAQNSMFVRVWKTSKPYKGLQTGRRVQLRNDDYNFVADEYEDKIQYQSARIYKNFSIKYKSEANTYNVRAVNPDHQFLEKTIIDDGRYLNERDLKEKSKVLVIGRLIKKDLFGEKVALGKRVNVNGSSFLIIGVFSDEGGDNEERIAYMPVTTAQSMYGNNDYISQINLGYNPNLSTDAAIAFGNKMERDLRKRLDIHPDDQSALSVRNMAEANKFISTVMLALTFIIGFIGSGTLIAGIIGISNIMIFVIKERTKEFGIRKALGAKPASIVGMVVQESVLITTLAGYAGLTLGTYILSLVGNSLEEDYFIKDPSVGSGTVIGATVILIISGLIAGYLPAKRAANIKPIEALRAD; encoded by the coding sequence ATGTTTGATTTAGATCGCTGGAGAGAAATTTTTCAAAGTATTAATAAAAACAGGTTACGTTCTGTAATGTCTGGTTTTACTGTTGCTTTTGCAATTTTACTTTTTACACTATTATTTGGAGTTGCAAATGGGCTTGGTAATTTTTTTAAAGGAGCTTTTGCAGATGACGCACAAAACTCTATGTTTGTAAGAGTTTGGAAAACTTCGAAACCCTATAAAGGTTTGCAAACAGGTAGAAGAGTTCAACTAAGAAACGACGATTATAATTTTGTTGCAGACGAGTATGAAGATAAAATACAATATCAATCTGCAAGAATCTACAAAAATTTTAGTATAAAATATAAAAGTGAAGCTAATACTTATAATGTTAGAGCTGTAAATCCAGATCATCAATTTTTAGAGAAAACAATTATAGACGATGGCCGCTATTTAAACGAAAGAGATTTAAAAGAGAAATCGAAAGTTTTGGTAATTGGTCGATTGATTAAAAAAGATTTATTTGGAGAAAAAGTTGCCTTAGGAAAAAGAGTAAATGTAAATGGAAGTTCTTTTTTAATTATTGGTGTTTTTTCTGATGAAGGAGGAGATAATGAAGAAAGAATTGCATATATGCCTGTAACTACAGCACAAAGTATGTATGGAAATAACGATTACATTAGTCAAATAAACCTAGGATATAACCCCAATTTAAGTACAGATGCAGCCATTGCTTTCGGTAATAAAATGGAGCGAGATTTACGAAAAAGATTAGACATTCATCCAGATGACCAAAGTGCTTTATCCGTAAGAAATATGGCAGAAGCTAATAAATTTATTAGTACTGTAATGCTTGCTTTAACTTTTATTATTGGTTTTATAGGTTCAGGAACCCTAATCGCTGGAATTATTGGTATTTCTAATATTATGATTTTTGTAATAAAAGAAAGAACCAAAGAATTTGGAATTAGAAAAGCACTGGGAGCAAAACCAGCTTCTATAGTTGGTATGGTTGTTCAAGAATCGGTTTTAATTACCACACTTGCAGGGTATGCAGGTCTAACCTTAGGAACCTATATATTAAGTTTAGTAGGCAATAGTTTAGAAGAAGATTATTTTATTAAAGACCCAAGTGTAGGTTCTGGAACTGTAATTGGTGCAACTGTTATTTTAATAATATCAGGATTAATAGCTGGTTATCTTCCAGCAAAAAGAGCTGCAAATATTAAACCTATAGAAGCATTAAGAGCAGATTAA
- a CDS encoding ABC transporter ATP-binding protein, with protein sequence MIKIEELHKSYPIGKDSLHVLKGIDLHIKEGEFVSIMGSSGSGKSTLLNIVGLLDVHDAGNYYLNGQLIKDMNEKKAAQLRNKFLGFIFQSFNLISYKTAVENVALPLYYKGISRKERLEIALDYLDKVGLKDWAGHLPNELSGGQKQRVAIARALVTKPKVVLADEPTGALDSTTTDSVMDLLKDINDEGMTVFVITHEEEVAEQTKRIVRLKDGRIISDEFTKASKAV encoded by the coding sequence ATGATTAAAATTGAAGAACTGCACAAGTCTTATCCGATTGGAAAAGATTCTCTACACGTATTAAAAGGAATAGATTTACACATAAAAGAAGGCGAATTTGTTTCTATTATGGGTTCTTCTGGTTCAGGAAAATCTACACTATTAAATATTGTAGGTTTATTGGATGTTCATGACGCAGGTAATTACTACTTAAATGGACAGCTAATAAAAGATATGAATGAGAAAAAAGCAGCGCAATTGCGTAACAAATTCTTAGGGTTTATCTTTCAATCATTCAACCTTATTTCTTACAAAACAGCTGTAGAAAATGTTGCTTTACCTTTATATTATAAAGGAATTAGCAGAAAAGAGCGTTTAGAAATTGCCTTAGATTATTTAGATAAAGTAGGTTTAAAAGATTGGGCGGGTCACTTACCAAACGAACTTTCTGGAGGTCAAAAACAACGTGTTGCCATTGCAAGAGCTTTGGTTACAAAACCAAAAGTTGTTTTGGCAGATGAGCCAACAGGAGCATTAGATTCTACCACAACAGACTCTGTAATGGATTTGTTAAAAGATATTAACGACGAAGGAATGACGGTTTTCGTAATTACACACGAAGAAGAAGTTGCAGAACAAACGAAAAGAATTGTTCGTTTAAAAGATGGTAGAATTATTAGCGACGAATTCACAAAAGCATCTAAAGCAGTTTAA
- a CDS encoding thiol-disulfide oxidoreductase DCC family protein, translating into MIDIPKNKKVILFDGVCNLCNNSVIKAIKHDKKDTFLFASLQSDSGKKITNYLGIDTTKIDSIILYEPNVSYDVKSTAALKVINDFGGIWNLTKLLWIFPEGFRNFVYDYIAKNRYKWFGKKESCMMPTPELKAKFLA; encoded by the coding sequence ATGATTGATATCCCTAAAAATAAGAAAGTAATTTTGTTTGATGGCGTTTGTAATTTGTGTAATAATTCTGTAATAAAAGCGATTAAACACGACAAAAAAGATACTTTTTTATTCGCTTCTTTACAATCGGATTCTGGAAAAAAAATTACCAATTACTTAGGAATTGATACTACAAAAATTGATTCTATTATTTTATACGAACCTAATGTTTCTTACGATGTAAAATCGACTGCCGCTTTAAAAGTGATAAATGATTTTGGTGGCATTTGGAACCTAACAAAACTCTTATGGATTTTTCCTGAGGGTTTTAGAAATTTTGTTTACGATTATATTGCCAAAAACCGTTACAAATGGTTTGGCAAGAAAGAAAGTTGCATGATGCCTACTCCAGAATTAAAAGCGAAATTTTTAGCATAG
- a CDS encoding HAD family hydrolase: MKRKLPKEIKCVIFDMDGVIIDSEEIHKKAYYETFVSLSLEVSDALYKSFTGSSTINAFQRLVAHFNLDENPEELVLDKRKRYINFFENDPNLHLVRNVEEIIKYFYEKGIILILASSSAMVNINRVFNRFDLNQYFSAKISGADLKESKPHPEIFNKAAILANIPKENCIVIEDSDNGIKAANDANIFVFGYANKLSEKQTLENADAVIADFLELKKFV; encoded by the coding sequence ATGAAGAGAAAACTACCAAAAGAAATAAAGTGTGTTATTTTTGATATGGATGGCGTAATTATAGATTCCGAAGAAATTCACAAAAAAGCGTATTACGAAACCTTTGTTTCTTTAAGTTTAGAGGTTTCTGATGCATTGTACAAATCTTTTACAGGTTCTTCTACCATTAATGCTTTTCAAAGATTGGTGGCTCATTTTAATTTAGATGAAAATCCTGAAGAACTCGTTTTAGACAAAAGAAAACGCTATATAAATTTCTTTGAAAACGATCCGAATTTGCATTTGGTAAGAAATGTGGAAGAAATTATAAAATATTTCTACGAAAAAGGAATCATTTTAATATTGGCCTCTTCTTCTGCAATGGTTAATATAAATCGTGTTTTTAATCGTTTTGATTTGAATCAATATTTTTCTGCGAAAATATCGGGTGCAGATTTAAAAGAGTCGAAACCACATCCAGAAATTTTTAACAAAGCAGCTATTTTAGCCAACATACCAAAAGAAAATTGTATTGTTATCGAAGATTCCGACAATGGAATAAAAGCAGCAAACGATGCTAATATTTTTGTTTTTGGCTATGCAAATAAACTTTCAGAAAAACAAACTTTAGAAAATGCAGATGCTGTGATTGCTGATTTTTTGGAGTTAAAAAAGTTTGTTTAG